A genome region from Sceloporus undulatus isolate JIND9_A2432 ecotype Alabama chromosome 1, SceUnd_v1.1, whole genome shotgun sequence includes the following:
- the FZD5 gene encoding frizzled-5 → MAMAALSPIFRDQALLSLLLVLLLEAPAPAPAASKAVVCQEITVPMCKGIGYNLTYMPNQFNHDTQDEAGLEVHQFWPLVEIQCSPDLKFFLCSMYTPICLLDYAKPLPPCRSVCERAKAGCSPLMRQYGFAWPERMNCDKLPVLGDAEMLCMDYNRTEATTTLPPFFTKPTRSAKGTHKNLNPFGGGGSTCKRVCECKEPLVFISKETHPLYNKIETGHVRNCAIPCFQPYFTQHEKTFATFWIGLWSVLCFVATFATVATFLIDMERFRYPERPIIFLSACYLFVSIGYIIRLVVGHASVACNKDYNHIHYETTGPALCTVVFLLIYFFGMASSIWWVILSLTWFLAAGMKWGNEAIASYSQYFHMAAWLIPSVKSIAVLALSSVDGDPVAGICYVGNQNLDKLRGFVLAPLVVYLFTGTMFLLAGIVSLFRIRSVIKQGGTKTDKLEKLMIRIGIFTVLYTVPATIVVGCYIYEQHYREAWEMAQNCSCPGDKDRLKPDYAVFMLKYFMCLVVGITSGVWIWSGKTLESWKRFTGRCCRSGKPVSTTMYGEANAALTGRTGLPSSASYHKQVPLSHV, encoded by the coding sequence ATGGCCATGGCTGCCCTCAGCCCCATCTTCAGAGACCAGGCTTTGCTGAGCCTCCTGCTGGTGCTGCTACTGGAAGCCCCAGCCCCTGCGCCCGCCGCTTCCAAAGCCGTCGTGTGCCAGGAGATCACGGTGCCCATGTGCAAAGGCATCGGCTACAACCTGACCTACATGCCTAACCAGTTCAACCATGACACCCAGGACGAGGCCGGGCTGGAGGTGCACCAGTTCTGGCCCCTGGTGGAGATCCAGTGCTCGCCGGACCTCAAGTTCTTCCTCTGCAGCATGTACACCCCCATCTGCCTGCTGGACTACGCCAAGCCCCTGCCCCCCTGCCGCTCCGTCTGCGAGAGGGCCAAGGCCGGGTGCTCCCCGCTCATGCGCCAGTATGGCTTTGCCTGGCCTGAGAGGATGAACTGTGACAAGCTACCCGTCCTGGGCGACGCCGAGATGCTGTGCATGGATTACAACCGGACAGAGGCCACCACCACCTTGCCCCCCTTTTTCACCAAACCCACTCGCTCTGCCAAAGGGACCCATAAGAACCTCAACCCCttcggtggtggtggcagcactTGCAAGCGGGTGTGCGAATGCAAGGAGCCCTTGGTCTtcatctccaaagagacccaccCGCTCTACAACAAGATTGAGACGGGCCATGTCCGCAACTGTGCCATCCCTTGCTTCCAGCCCTACTTCACCCAGCATGAAAAGACCTTTGCCACCTTCTGGATAGGCCTCTGGTCTGTCCTCTGTTTTGTGGCCACTTTTGCCACGGTGGCCACCTTCCTGATCGACATGGAGCGGTTCCGGTACCCGGAGCGCCCCATCATCTTCTTGTCTGCTTGCTACCTTTTTGTCTCCATTGGCTACATCATCCGGCTTGTGGTGGGACATGCCAGTGTTGCCTGCAACAAGGACTACAACCACATCCACTATGAGACCACGGGGCCGGCCCTCTGCACTGTGGTCTTCCTCCTCATCTACTTCTTCGGCATGGCCAGCTCCATCTGGTGGGTGATCTTGTCTCTCACCTGGTTCCTGGCGGCTGGGATGAAATGGGGCAACGAGGCCATTGCCAGCTACTCCCAGTATTTCCACATGGCCGCTTGGCTCATTCCCAGTGTCAAGTCCATAGCTGTGCTGGCCCTGAGCTCGGTGGATGGGGACCCTGTGGCTGGCATTTGCTATGTTGGCAATCAAAACTTAGACAAACTCCGAGGTTTTGTTTTGGCTCCTTTGGTGGTCTACCTTTTCACTGGGACCATGTTTCTGCTGGCAGGGATAGTGTCCCTCTTCAGGATCCGGAGCGTCATTAAACAAGGAGGCACCAAAACGGACAAGCTGGAGAAGCTGATGATCCGCATCGGGATCTTCACCGTCCTGTACACCGTCCCGGCGACGATCGTGGTGGGGTGCTACATCTATGAGCAGCACTATCGGGAGGCTTGGGAGATGGCCCAAAACTGCTCCTGCCCTGGGGACAAAGACAGGTTGAAGCCTGACTACGCAGTCTTCATGTTGAAGTACTTCATGTGCCTGGTGGTGGGGATCACCTCAGGGGTCTGGATTTGGTCTGGCAAGACTCTTGAGTCGTGGAAGCGGTTCACGGGGAGGTGTTGCCGGAGCGGGAAGCCTGTGAGCACCACCATGTACGGCGAAGCCAATGCAGCTTTGACTGGGAGGACTGGGCTGCCCAGTTCTGCTTCCTACCACAAACAAGTCCCACTCTCCCATGTATGA